One Molothrus aeneus isolate 106 chromosome 6, BPBGC_Maene_1.0, whole genome shotgun sequence genomic window carries:
- the GSKIP gene encoding GSK3B-interacting protein isoform X1 translates to MCRMETDCNPMELPNNTGFEEDSDYRDFEGTDVKDMRLEAEAVVNDVLFAVSNMFVSKTLPCAEDVAYINVETRERNRYCLELTEAGLRVVAYDFDQTDDRLQTPYHETVYSLLDSLSPAYREVFGNALLQRLEALKKESQS, encoded by the exons atgtgCAGAATGGAGACTGATTGCAATCCTATGGAGTTGCCCAATAATACAGGTTTTGAAGAGGATTCTGATTATAGAGACTTTGAAGGAACAGACGTGAAAGATATGAGACTAGAAGCTGAAGCTGTTGTAAAtgatgttttgtttgctgtcaGCAACATGTTTGTGTCAAAAACCCTTCCCTGTGCAGAGGATGTGGCATACATCAATGTGGAAACCAGGGAAAGAAACAGATACTGTCTGGAGCTCACTGAAGCAGGACTCAGG GTAGTAGCTTATGACTTTGATCAGACTGATGATAGACTGCAAACTCCGTATCATGAAACTGTCTACTCCTTGTTGGACTCTCTCAGCCCTGCATATCGAGAGGTGTTTGGAAATGCATTACTACAAAGACTAGAAGCTTTGAAGAAAGAAAGTCAGTCATGA
- the GSKIP gene encoding GSK3B-interacting protein isoform X2, with protein METDCNPMELPNNTGFEEDSDYRDFEGTDVKDMRLEAEAVVNDVLFAVSNMFVSKTLPCAEDVAYINVETRERNRYCLELTEAGLRVVAYDFDQTDDRLQTPYHETVYSLLDSLSPAYREVFGNALLQRLEALKKESQS; from the exons ATGGAGACTGATTGCAATCCTATGGAGTTGCCCAATAATACAGGTTTTGAAGAGGATTCTGATTATAGAGACTTTGAAGGAACAGACGTGAAAGATATGAGACTAGAAGCTGAAGCTGTTGTAAAtgatgttttgtttgctgtcaGCAACATGTTTGTGTCAAAAACCCTTCCCTGTGCAGAGGATGTGGCATACATCAATGTGGAAACCAGGGAAAGAAACAGATACTGTCTGGAGCTCACTGAAGCAGGACTCAGG GTAGTAGCTTATGACTTTGATCAGACTGATGATAGACTGCAAACTCCGTATCATGAAACTGTCTACTCCTTGTTGGACTCTCTCAGCCCTGCATATCGAGAGGTGTTTGGAAATGCATTACTACAAAGACTAGAAGCTTTGAAGAAAGAAAGTCAGTCATGA